The sequence TGGAGAGGGTTGATCCGAGTCCGCCGGAGATAAACCGGGGTCCGAAACTATAGTCCCAATCCCAGAAGAAAGCGTTGAAGCTACCGCCCACGATGCCTAAGATCAGGGGCAGGGCGAAGATCAACCGGGGGATCCAGGTCTGGATATCGAAGTAAGCGGCCAGGCCGCCACAAACACCGGCGATCACTTTATCATCCGGGTTCCGGTATAGCCGTTTGGTAATATTAGAACTAAGCGACTGGGAGGGAACGATAATCCATAACAGGATATAGATCCAGAACAATGGAGCTATAAGCAGCACGAAGATCACCCGCATGATCACGGGGTCGATACCGAGGTAGTTCGCCAGTCCGCTACATACACCGCCGATGATCTTATCATCCGCGTTACGGCTGAATTTACCCCTGCCGAAAGTCCCGGCTGAACGGGTATAAGCTGATTGGTCAGCCTGGGAAAAAGTAGATTCTTTTTGAGCGCTGCTACCGGTTGTTGCACCACCATTGATATCGGCATCTGCTGCTTCGAAATCTTCCGGGCGGCCCATATTGGCGATGATGCTGTTAACATCGTCGTCGGTGATACAGATCGCGCCTTTTTTCAGGCGGTCGGAGAATAGTTCGGCAATACGCCCTTCGATATCATTAATGATTTCATCGCGCCCCTCTTCGTTCGAGAAGTATCGGCGCAGGCTCTCGGTATATTGCTTCAGCAGGTCAAAAGCGGTCTCCTCGATGGGGATCACCCTGCCCTGGAAGTTTATATTGATGACCTTTTTCATAATTGATAGGTATTAGCTGGTTGAAGTATTAGTTGGTAGTTGGGTTTTCGGGGATAGTTGGCAATAACTCTGACTTGCTGGTTAGGGCTTTTACCCCGTTGGCCAATTCCTTCCAGGTGGATTCCAGCTCCTGGTAAAATGCGTTTCCCTTTTCTGTCAGGGAAAAGTATTTACGGGGTGGGCCGGAATTGCTTTCAACCCAGCGATAGGTGAGCATGTCTGCGTTTTTCAGTCGGGTGAGCAGGGGGTAAAGGGTACCCTCCAGGATCTGCAGGTTGGCCGCCCTCATTTCGTCCACGATATCACTCGGATAGGCTTCGCCGCGGCGGATCACCGATAGGATACAGAATTCCAGTATCCCCTTCCGCATCTGGCTTTGTGTGTTTTCTATATTCATGGCGCTTTTGTTTTTTAGGCTGGTGGCGGTTCAGCGGGGGTGGATAAGGTTTAATGCGATAAGGTTTAATTCAGATAAGGTTTTTTCCTCCGTTTCGCTGCTTCGCCACCAGCCTGTATAATTCCTTTGACGATACAAACATAAACAAAGTTTCAGTACTATGCAAACTAAAGTACCTAAGTTAGGAAGGTAATTTTCATTGAAAGATAATGGGTGATGGGTGAAATGCACGTTGGAACTGGATTTTAGCTAATATCAAAGGGAAAATTGATTTTTCCTGAATTGGATGAACGGCGGGATTTAGAGATGATTGGTCTGCCTGGTTACTACAATCCATGTATAAGTATGGCCTTTTCTCCAGCTAATACTTCGTTATACATTCGTCTTTCGTTCGTTATTCGTACGTCTTTCGTTCGTCTTTCTGATAGAATTGATAGTCGTATGCCAGTTTTAATAGTGTGCTGGTTCTTAAAGGGAACAATAAAAAAGAACCGCCCACTTAACAAAAGGATCCTTTTGTTAAGTGGGCGGTTCTGTCTGTGGGCTACCGTGTATTCTATTCCTTCACCCCGGTATTGCTCTCAGGTTTCATATTCACCCATTCACTGCGGTCAAGCTTGCGCTGCACCGGATAAATCTCGTCTGCAGTATTGCCATCGTATAACCGGCCGTTTTTCATTACATATTGTATGGAATTCGTGTTCCGGATATTTTCAAGCGGGTTCTTTTCCATGATGACCAGGTCGGCCAGTTTGCCAACTTCCAGGCTTCCGAGGTCATTTTCAAGGCCCAGCGCTTTTGCGCCCAGTATAGTTGCTGTTTGAAGGGCGTTAAACGTACTCATGCCGCCACTTTGCATGGCCCAAAGTTCCCAATGGTAACCCAGTCCCTGGAATTCACCGTGACTACCAATACCTGCAATTCCCCCATTTTCAACCAGCGCCTTCATGTTTTTGGCATGCTTGGGGAATACATGCTCTTCTTTCATAAACCAGCCCTGTACCCGACGTGTTTTTCCGGCCAGTTCTTCGTAAGGCATGAAATATTGCATTTTTTTGTCATCATAAGGGTTCTCGGTTTCCCAGAAATAGTTCTCGGCAAAGGGGCCACCATAAGATACCAGTAAGGTTGGGGTTACGGACATTTTTGCGCTGGCAATGGTTTTGATCACATCACTGTACAGCGGGTAAATGGGAATAGCATGTTCATGGCCGGGGTAACCATCCAATAGATTGGTCATGTTCAGCTTGAAATTCAAACCGCCTTCAGTGGTCGGATGCAGTCCCTGGTTTTTCGCAGCCATAATGATCCATTGCCTTTGCTGGCGGTTACCGGTCAGGTACATTTTGATATACCTGGTATGGTAGTATTTACTGTACTGCTGCAGGATATTATCTGCCTGTGCAGAATCCTTCACATTGTAGGACCAGAATCCGACACCCGGACCAGTGGAATAAATCCTTGGCCCGATCATACCACCAGATTCAACCATATCGCCATAGGTCAGCACATCCGTTGTGCCGGTCTGCGGATCCATGGTGGTGGTTACGCCGTAGGCCAGGTTGGCGGCATAGATCCAGATCTGGTTTTTGTGCAGGCCCCAGTTAGGCCACATATGGGAATGTGTATCGACAAATCCGGGCGTGATCGTTTTACCACTGCAGTCAATTTCCTTTGTTCCCGCTGGTAACTGCAGGCTGCCGGTTTTCCCAATGGCTTTTATCCGGTTATTGACCACCAGGATATCACCGCCTTCTAATATTTCATCGCCCTTCATCGTGATGATGCGGGCATTTTTCAACAGTATGCTCGCTTTTGGCAGGTCACGCCCGAAGTATACTTTAATGATCTGTTCAGCAGGCTTATATTTAGCTTCTTCTTTCTTTTTTTGTGTGATGCTGTCTGTTTTTGCCTTCAGAGAATCAGCTGTCTTTTTTGCCAGGCTGTCGGGTTTCACTTTTACTGTATCGAGCTTAGCTTTTGCCAGGGAGTCGGCTAATTTCTTATCTTCTATTTTTTTTGCAGCTTTCAGGCTGTCCTCCAGGAATTTTGCCCGCTTCAGGTCATACACGAAGTGTGCATTCCCAAGGCTGAAATGCACTTTATTGCCATCGGCTTCCCAGGCCGGGAATTCACCGCCTAGGGTGGTCAGCTTCCTGGCTGGGAATTGGGCATTTGCAGCATCTGCCAGGTTGATATTCACCATTTTGCCGGTTTGCGGAATAGTGGCTACATAAATTTCATTGTTGATTTGTGCAAATGCCTGGTTACCGGTGGGTGAAATATTGATCAGCGCAGCATTGGAAGGCAGGTTCATTTCCATGGCTTCGGCAGAGGCTTCTGTCATGATACAATGGTCCATCACCGGCCGGCCATTTTTAAAATTGCTCATACCATAGGTGGTGATGCCCGATATTTTGGCATGTACTTTCTGGTCGCTGCCATCCCATTGAATAGAAAGAAGTTGCCCGTTCTGGTTGAGGTAAATGCGGTTCTGGCCTTTTACAAAATGGGGGTTATAGCGGCCCATGGCCTTATCGATTACGGTGATCTCCCCTCCTGTTGCAGGGATCCAGCAAATTTCTTCCTCAGCATCATTATACCCCGGTGATATAGATTGTTTATATACTTCGGTCTGGGTACGCTGGAAAACGATGCGATCGCCCGCAGGGGTAAAAGTTGAAAACTGGTACATACCCGGTGACCTGGTGAGTTGTTGTGCAGGTGTTTTTCCAGAAAGGCTAATTTTGTACAGGTGCCCGCCGGTGCCTGTCCAGCTGCTGAATACAAGGCTGTTTCCGTCGGGAGCCCAGGCCGGGAAAGCTTCTGTAAAATTATTGTTGGTCAGTCTTTTCGGTTGCCCGTTCGGATAGTCCATCACATACAACCGGTTCAGCGCAGTAAAGGCCAGTTTTTTTCCATCCGGGGAAGGAACGGCATCCCTGACCTGGGTGGTGAGGGCATGTGAACTGTCAGAAACCGGGTAATGGAAATCCAGCTGTGCGCCTAATTCAAGCTCGGTTTCAACAGAAAAGGGAATTTCAGAAATGGCGCTGCCGTCGATCGGAACCCGCTTGATTTTTCCACCAAAGGAAACGATCAGGGCTTTACTGTCTGGCGTAAAATCCATTCCGGGTAATACACCCATGGTGGCAATGGATTCCTGGTCGTCGCGCTGCACGGGGAAGGCCAGCCATTTTTCATCGCCATTCTGCAGGTTCTTAAGGACTAAGCCTGTTTTGTCTTCATACCTGCTGCCATATACCATCCATTTACCATCTTTTGACAAGACGGGTGTGAAAGCGGAACCATACCTTGAAGTTATGGTTGTAAACTTGGCATTCTGGCGGTCATACATGCCGACCTGGTATTGGGGTAATGAGGCATTGTAGTTCCAGGGGCCGAAGCGGCTGGAGTAATAAATATACCGGCCATCGGCACTGACTGCCGGGTCGATGGTTTTCAGGGCGGGCGGTGCATCGATCAGTTGCACACCGGCTCCGCCATCCTTGTGTACCATAAACAACTGCATGTTCATCCGACCTTTGGCGTATACAACATATTCCCCGTCTGGCGTCCAGTCTGCATTGGTGATATTGACAGAAGGATCATTAGTAAGTTGTACGGTATCTTCTTTTTCTGTATCAATATACCATAGGTTTTCACTACCGCCACGATCAGAGGTGAAAAGGATTCTTTTGCCATCCGGACTATACCTAGGATGGGTATCAAATGCAAAGCCCGTCGTGATGGCTTTTGCTTTGCCGCCGGTAGCGGGTATGCTGTACAGGTCGCCCATCAGGTCGAAGATGATGGTTTTGCCATCCGGACTCATATCCACTGAGGTCCAGCTGCCTTCATTCGTATTAATTTTAATCTTCCGGCTGGCCTTTAGTGGCAGCCCTTTGAAGGAAACGAATTTTGTGGTGTCTTTTTTTGTAGTGTCTGCTGTTATGTGCGGTGGCCAGTTTAGGGGGGAACTGATGGCTTGTGCAGGCATAAAAGCGTCCAGGAGCAATCCGCCCAAAAATAGGCAAACTGCTGCCGATGCTGTTCGGGAATACATATGTGTGGTAGGTTTGAATGAAAAATTAAGCAGGATTTACGAGGCAAAAAAGCCACTCGTCAAAATTCCGTGTTTACACCTGTAAAGAAAGGCCATTATTTTTTGAGCCCGATCTCCCGTAACCTTTCATCCAGGTACTCGCCGGCGGTAGCATCGGGGAAAGCTTTTGGGTGTGAAGCGTCGATGCAGCCTTCAAGGCAGGCCAGGCTCATCTGGCTTTTGGGGTGCAGGAAAAATGGTATGGAATAACGGCTGGTATGCCAGGATGCCCGCGGTGGATTTACCACGCGATGGGTTGTTGAACGCAGGCGGTTATTGGTTAAGCGCTGCAACATATCGCCCACATTCACCACAATTTGTTCCGGCAGGGAGGTTACCGGGACCCACTCCTGTTGCCTGGACAATATCTGCAGGCCATCGGCACTGGCGCCAACCAATAAGGTGATGAGGTTAATGTCTTCATGTTGTTCAGCCCTGATGGCAGATTCCGGTTCCTTTGTTATAGGGGGATAATGGATAGCGCGAAGGATGGAGTTTCCGGCATGGATATGGTCGTCGAAAAACTGTTCATCGAGGTCAAGGTAGATGGCAATTGCCTGCAGCAGGGCTTTCCCGGATTTTTCAAAGGCCCGGTAGGCGGAATTATAGGTTTCAAAGAAACCGGCCACTTCATCGATCCGGACATTTGGTGGGTATTCGGATGGATCTGCACCCGGTTCTTCAATAGTCTGCCCGTGTTGGTAGAATTCCTTCAGGTCGGGTGCATCGCTACCTTTTGCATGTTCCTTCCCGAAAGAAGTATAGCCACGCTGGCCTGCCAATGCCGGGATTTCATATAATTTTTTCCTGGCAGCAGGCAGTGAAAAAAACTGCTGCGCTTTAACATACATGTCCGCGATGAGTAGTTCTGGGATACCATGATTTTTCACCGCAACAAAACCAACCTCTTCAAAAGCCCTGCCCAAATTTTGAACAAACTGATCTTTTAATTCGGGGTCACCACTTAAAAAATCAGCGAGATTTACAACAGGGATGGACATTTGCAGTCGTTTTATGGTAATAAATGTGCGTAAATTGTGGCGTGAAAATAATCAAATCCTATAAGACAACTGGTATCCTGTTCATCGCAATGGGCCTGCTTTTATCCTGTTCCACAAAATTCGCAGCAACGCCCGAACGTATGCATGTTTCATCCGCACCAGATTATTCCTCACTGGAACTTTGGGCAGCACATCCCCTGAAAAAAGACCCTTCCGATAGTGTTCCTGAACCTCTGCAAAAAACATTTGAAAAGGACAGTTCGGTTGATGTATTCTTCATCCATCCCACCAGTTTTACCGGAAATGAACTGGTACAGTGGAATGCCGATTTAACGGATAGCGAACTCAACAAAAAAACGGACCGGTCCAGTATCCTCTACCAGGCTTCCGCCTTTAACCACTATAATGTATATGCGCCAAGGTATCGCCAGGCCCATCTTCAAAATTATTATACCACAGATACGGCCATGGCCAAAAAGGCTTTTGACCTTGCTTATGAAGATGTTAAGTCTGCCTTCGAATATTACCTGCAACATGACAACGGGGGGAAACCCATCATAATTGCTTCGCATAGCCAGGGTACCACCCATGCCAAACGACTGCTCAGGGATTTTTTTGAAGGCAAGGCCTTACAGCAAAAACTTGTAGCTGCCTATATCATTGGCATGGCTGTTGAGCCGGATTATTTTACGGCATTACAGCCCTGCAGGGATTCTTTGCAGACAGGTTGCTTTGTTACCTGGCGGACTTTCAGGAGGGGGTTTGAGCCTGATTACCAGCCATCCTCCAGGCAATCCGTAGTAGTAAACCCGCTCACCTGGAAAACAGATACCGGTTATGCACCGG comes from Flavihumibacter fluvii and encodes:
- a CDS encoding PadR family transcriptional regulator, which produces MNIENTQSQMRKGILEFCILSVIRRGEAYPSDIVDEMRAANLQILEGTLYPLLTRLKNADMLTYRWVESNSGPPRKYFSLTEKGNAFYQELESTWKELANGVKALTSKSELLPTIPENPTTN
- a CDS encoding DUF3089 domain-containing protein, with the protein product MKIIKSYKTTGILFIAMGLLLSCSTKFAATPERMHVSSAPDYSSLELWAAHPLKKDPSDSVPEPLQKTFEKDSSVDVFFIHPTSFTGNELVQWNADLTDSELNKKTDRSSILYQASAFNHYNVYAPRYRQAHLQNYYTTDTAMAKKAFDLAYEDVKSAFEYYLQHDNGGKPIIIASHSQGTTHAKRLLRDFFEGKALQQKLVAAYIIGMAVEPDYFTALQPCRDSLQTGCFVTWRTFRRGFEPDYQPSSRQSVVVNPLTWKTDTGYAPVSLHKGAVLTRFNRIEPLVDDAQVYKDLLWISRPKFPHSKLYKARNYHVGDINLFYLNVRENLDQRVAQFKVLHP
- a CDS encoding amidohydrolase family protein — translated: MYSRTASAAVCLFLGGLLLDAFMPAQAISSPLNWPPHITADTTKKDTTKFVSFKGLPLKASRKIKINTNEGSWTSVDMSPDGKTIIFDLMGDLYSIPATGGKAKAITTGFAFDTHPRYSPDGKRILFTSDRGGSENLWYIDTEKEDTVQLTNDPSVNITNADWTPDGEYVVYAKGRMNMQLFMVHKDGGAGVQLIDAPPALKTIDPAVSADGRYIYYSSRFGPWNYNASLPQYQVGMYDRQNAKFTTITSRYGSAFTPVLSKDGKWMVYGSRYEDKTGLVLKNLQNGDEKWLAFPVQRDDQESIATMGVLPGMDFTPDSKALIVSFGGKIKRVPIDGSAISEIPFSVETELELGAQLDFHYPVSDSSHALTTQVRDAVPSPDGKKLAFTALNRLYVMDYPNGQPKRLTNNNFTEAFPAWAPDGNSLVFSSWTGTGGHLYKISLSGKTPAQQLTRSPGMYQFSTFTPAGDRIVFQRTQTEVYKQSISPGYNDAEEEICWIPATGGEITVIDKAMGRYNPHFVKGQNRIYLNQNGQLLSIQWDGSDQKVHAKISGITTYGMSNFKNGRPVMDHCIMTEASAEAMEMNLPSNAALINISPTGNQAFAQINNEIYVATIPQTGKMVNINLADAANAQFPARKLTTLGGEFPAWEADGNKVHFSLGNAHFVYDLKRAKFLEDSLKAAKKIEDKKLADSLAKAKLDTVKVKPDSLAKKTADSLKAKTDSITQKKKEEAKYKPAEQIIKVYFGRDLPKASILLKNARIITMKGDEILEGGDILVVNNRIKAIGKTGSLQLPAGTKEIDCSGKTITPGFVDTHSHMWPNWGLHKNQIWIYAANLAYGVTTTMDPQTGTTDVLTYGDMVESGGMIGPRIYSTGPGVGFWSYNVKDSAQADNILQQYSKYYHTRYIKMYLTGNRQQRQWIIMAAKNQGLHPTTEGGLNFKLNMTNLLDGYPGHEHAIPIYPLYSDVIKTIASAKMSVTPTLLVSYGGPFAENYFWETENPYDDKKMQYFMPYEELAGKTRRVQGWFMKEEHVFPKHAKNMKALVENGGIAGIGSHGEFQGLGYHWELWAMQSGGMSTFNALQTATILGAKALGLENDLGSLEVGKLADLVIMEKNPLENIRNTNSIQYVMKNGRLYDGNTADEIYPVQRKLDRSEWVNMKPESNTGVKE
- a CDS encoding isopenicillin N synthase family dioxygenase, with the protein product MSIPVVNLADFLSGDPELKDQFVQNLGRAFEEVGFVAVKNHGIPELLIADMYVKAQQFFSLPAARKKLYEIPALAGQRGYTSFGKEHAKGSDAPDLKEFYQHGQTIEEPGADPSEYPPNVRIDEVAGFFETYNSAYRAFEKSGKALLQAIAIYLDLDEQFFDDHIHAGNSILRAIHYPPITKEPESAIRAEQHEDINLITLLVGASADGLQILSRQQEWVPVTSLPEQIVVNVGDMLQRLTNNRLRSTTHRVVNPPRASWHTSRYSIPFFLHPKSQMSLACLEGCIDASHPKAFPDATAGEYLDERLREIGLKK